The following proteins come from a genomic window of Streptomyces sp. NBC_00539:
- a CDS encoding cytidine deaminase family protein, protein MGSVLHVPTEEDMELVGFARRIVEANGDGETHTVGAAVRDVRGRMFGGINLYHFTGGPCAELAALAHARAEGARELVTIVAVGDRGRGVLAPCGRDRQVLLDYHPGIRVLVPTAAGPRGIDVTDLLPHSYVWADQAVLPPASG, encoded by the coding sequence ATGGGAAGCGTTCTGCACGTGCCGACGGAAGAAGACATGGAACTGGTCGGGTTCGCCCGGCGCATCGTGGAGGCCAATGGCGACGGGGAGACACACACGGTCGGTGCGGCCGTCCGGGACGTGCGGGGGCGGATGTTCGGAGGCATCAACCTCTACCACTTCACCGGCGGGCCGTGTGCGGAGCTCGCGGCGCTGGCACACGCGCGCGCCGAGGGGGCACGGGAGCTGGTGACCATCGTTGCCGTCGGCGACAGGGGCCGCGGAGTGCTGGCGCCGTGCGGACGCGACCGGCAGGTGCTGCTGGACTACCACCCGGGCATCCGAGTCCTCGTCCCCACGGCCGCAGGGCCGCGCGGCATCGACGTCACGGACCTGCTGCCGCACAGCTATGTGTGGGCGGATCAGGCCGTCCTTCCGCCCGCTTCCGGGTGA
- a CDS encoding DLW-39 family protein, translated as MKKLLLVALAAIGGLLVYRQIQADRAEQDLWTEATDSVPSGSGV; from the coding sequence GTGAAGAAGCTGCTCCTGGTCGCACTGGCCGCCATCGGCGGTCTCCTCGTGTACCGCCAGATCCAGGCGGACCGCGCCGAGCAGGACCTGTGGACGGAGGCAACCGACTCCGTGCCTTCTGGTTCCGGCGTGTGA
- a CDS encoding serine/threonine-protein kinase translates to MGEVFAGRYELVDPIGRGGAGAVWRAWDHRRRRYVAAKVLLQGDAHTLLRFVREQALRIDHPHVLAPASWAADDDKVLFTMDLVGGGSLAHVIADYGPLPPRFVCTLLDQLLTGLAAVHAEGVVHRDIKPANILMEATGTGRPHLRLSDFGISMRKGEPRLTDTHVVVGTPGYFAPEQMLGAEPDFPADLFAVGLVALYLLRGSKPDSQVLVQHFLTQGTPGAPEGVPGPLWDVIAGLLHPNPEKRFRTATGARKALAEAVELLPPPPADEEPVEVFDQLGPLPDGFGPQGPQGPQVPASGVAVAPEETPSPPAGLTPSPVQPPVQPPGATPPAVPAPPAPHPSYGPPTGYGPSETGSFHLAPPAAPPQPPWVRSGIAPPPRRVTAAVLTAALLCFALGTWALTRI, encoded by the coding sequence ATGGGTGAGGTCTTCGCCGGCCGGTACGAGCTGGTCGACCCGATCGGACGGGGCGGCGCGGGCGCGGTGTGGCGGGCCTGGGACCACCGCCGTCGCCGGTACGTCGCCGCGAAGGTCCTCCTCCAGGGCGACGCCCACACCCTGCTGCGCTTCGTGCGCGAGCAGGCCCTGCGGATCGACCACCCGCACGTGCTGGCCCCGGCCAGCTGGGCGGCCGACGACGACAAGGTCCTGTTCACCATGGACCTGGTCGGCGGCGGCTCCCTCGCCCATGTGATCGCGGACTACGGACCGCTGCCGCCCCGCTTCGTGTGCACGCTGCTCGACCAGCTCCTCACGGGGCTGGCGGCGGTGCACGCGGAGGGCGTCGTCCACCGCGACATCAAACCGGCCAACATCCTGATGGAGGCGACGGGGACGGGACGGCCGCACCTGCGGCTGTCCGATTTCGGGATCTCCATGCGCAAGGGTGAGCCCCGGCTCACCGACACCCACGTCGTGGTCGGCACGCCGGGGTACTTCGCCCCCGAGCAAATGCTGGGCGCCGAGCCCGACTTCCCCGCCGACCTGTTCGCCGTCGGCCTGGTCGCGCTGTACCTCCTTCGGGGGAGCAAGCCCGACTCCCAGGTGCTGGTGCAGCACTTCCTGACCCAGGGGACACCCGGGGCACCCGAGGGCGTCCCCGGGCCCCTGTGGGACGTCATCGCGGGTCTGCTGCACCCGAACCCCGAAAAACGGTTCCGGACCGCCACGGGGGCACGCAAGGCCCTTGCCGAGGCCGTCGAGCTGCTGCCGCCGCCCCCGGCGGACGAAGAGCCCGTGGAAGTGTTCGACCAACTCGGGCCGCTCCCCGACGGTTTCGGTCCCCAAGGTCCCCAAGGTCCCCAAGTCCCGGCGTCCGGAGTCGCCGTCGCCCCCGAAGAAACCCCGTCCCCGCCGGCCGGGCTCACGCCCTCGCCCGTTCAGCCGCCTGTTCAGCCGCCCGGGGCCACCCCGCCCGCCGTCCCGGCGCCGCCCGCACCGCACCCCTCGTACGGCCCGCCGACGGGCTACGGCCCCTCCGAGACCGGGAGCTTCCACCTCGCCCCGCCGGCCGCGCCCCCGCAGCCGCCCTGGGTGCGCTCCGGGATCGCCCCGCCCCCGCGCCGGGTCACGGCCGCCGTCCTCACCGCCGCCCTGCTCTGCTTCGCGCTCGGCACCTGGGCGCTGACCCGGATCTAA
- a CDS encoding DNA-binding protein, producing MDAVQQEATARARELQRSWYGEPLGALFRRLIDDLGLNQARLAAVLGLSAPMLSQLMSGQRAKIGNPAVVQRVQALQDLAGQVADGSVSAAEATDRMDEIKRTQGGSVLINSGQTTTGSGAPTVKRVVREIQSLLRSVSAAGDIIDAADTLAASHPELAEFLRVYGAGRTSDAVAHYEAHQN from the coding sequence GTGGACGCAGTACAGCAAGAGGCCACGGCCAGAGCCAGGGAGCTCCAGCGCAGTTGGTACGGCGAGCCGCTGGGAGCGCTCTTCCGCCGGCTCATAGACGACCTCGGGCTGAACCAGGCCCGCCTCGCTGCCGTCCTCGGACTGTCGGCCCCGATGCTGTCCCAGCTGATGAGCGGCCAGCGCGCCAAGATCGGCAACCCGGCCGTGGTCCAGCGGGTCCAGGCGCTCCAGGACCTCGCCGGCCAGGTCGCCGACGGCAGCGTCAGCGCGGCCGAGGCCACCGACCGCATGGACGAGATCAAGCGGACCCAGGGCGGCTCCGTCCTCATCAACAGCGGTCAGACGACCACAGGTTCGGGCGCACCCACGGTCAAGCGGGTCGTGCGCGAGATCCAGTCCCTGCTGCGCTCGGTCTCCGCCGCGGGCGACATCATCGACGCGGCGGACACGCTCGCCGCCAGCCATCCGGAACTCGCCGAGTTCCTGAGGGTGTACGGAGCCGGGCGCACCTCCGACGCGGTCGCCCACTACGAGGCCCACCAGAACTGA
- a CDS encoding LysM peptidoglycan-binding domain-containing protein has protein sequence MGIFDFLKSDKKRQEEAAEKAKEQAEQQAPARAAGPNDMGGKYTDATSATRAAAAPAPPKPVPGHVQHKTPTPASAAHKAVPAAPKPPSEAQRTYIVRTGDSLSAIARRELGNEGRWRELYAMNKSVVGPNPDMIRPGMVLMLPS, from the coding sequence ATGGGAATCTTCGACTTCCTGAAGTCCGACAAGAAGAGGCAGGAAGAGGCCGCCGAGAAGGCGAAGGAGCAGGCCGAGCAGCAGGCCCCGGCCAGGGCGGCAGGGCCCAACGACATGGGCGGGAAGTACACCGACGCCACCTCGGCCACCAGGGCGGCCGCCGCCCCGGCCCCGCCCAAGCCGGTACCCGGGCACGTGCAGCACAAGACGCCGACCCCGGCCTCCGCCGCGCACAAGGCGGTGCCGGCGGCGCCGAAGCCGCCGTCCGAGGCGCAGCGCACCTACATCGTCCGGACAGGTGACTCGCTCTCCGCGATCGCCCGTCGCGAGCTGGGCAACGAGGGGCGGTGGCGCGAGCTGTACGCCATGAACAAGTCCGTCGTCGGTCCCAACCCCGACATGATCCGGCCGGGCATGGTGCTCATGCTCCCGAGCTGA
- a CDS encoding DUF5324 family protein translates to MTRKDSVRLAAENARESMRHAAEVVAPYAGTAKDAAVHYAHEANERLAPKVSYAAGEAARQARTTYDSHLHPRLRAARAHVPPNVDRAATTAVHQTRRVARQAADYTQPRIESALAAAQPMAEEAASRSSAALAALRGQVTAKEVQRLVRKHERRARAGRLLKGLAIAGVVAGAAFAAWKWWDQQSNPDWLVEPPAATETSGRDAEPATFDDELAAKENEANPNGDAQQ, encoded by the coding sequence GTGACCCGCAAGGACAGCGTGCGCCTGGCAGCCGAGAACGCCAGGGAGAGCATGCGGCACGCAGCGGAAGTGGTGGCGCCGTACGCAGGAACCGCCAAGGACGCGGCTGTGCACTACGCGCACGAGGCGAACGAGCGGCTGGCGCCGAAGGTCTCGTACGCGGCCGGAGAGGCCGCCCGGCAGGCCCGTACGACCTACGACAGCCATCTGCACCCGCGCCTCCGGGCCGCGCGGGCCCACGTACCCCCGAACGTCGACCGCGCCGCCACGACCGCGGTGCACCAGACGCGCCGGGTGGCGCGCCAGGCCGCCGACTACACCCAGCCCCGGATCGAAAGCGCGCTCGCGGCTGCCCAGCCCATGGCGGAAGAGGCGGCGTCGCGGTCCTCCGCGGCGCTCGCGGCGCTGCGCGGCCAGGTGACGGCCAAGGAAGTGCAGCGGCTCGTGCGCAAGCACGAGCGGCGGGCGCGCGCGGGCCGGCTGCTCAAGGGGCTCGCGATCGCCGGTGTCGTGGCGGGCGCGGCCTTCGCCGCATGGAAGTGGTGGGACCAGCAGTCCAACCCGGACTGGCTCGTGGAACCGCCGGCGGCCACGGAGACGTCGGGGCGCGACGCCGAGCCGGCCACCTTCGACGACGAGCTGGCGGCCAAGGAGAACGAGGCGAACCCGAACGGCGACGCGCAGCAGTAG
- a CDS encoding peptidylprolyl isomerase — protein sequence MAEKLYATLKTNHGDIEIELLANFAPKTVRNFVELATGAREWTRPTDGQKTTDPLYDGTVFHRIISGFMIQGGDPLGNGTGGPGYQFADEFHPDLAFTKPYLVAMANAGPGTNGSQFFITVAPTAWLTRKHTIFGEVTDKASQKVVDEIAALPTNPRTERPQDDVIIRTVVVEKR from the coding sequence TTGGCCGAGAAGCTCTACGCCACGCTGAAGACGAACCACGGCGACATCGAGATCGAGCTGCTGGCGAACTTCGCCCCCAAAACGGTACGGAACTTCGTGGAGCTGGCCACCGGCGCGCGCGAATGGACCAGGCCGACGGACGGTCAGAAGACCACGGACCCGCTGTACGACGGCACGGTCTTCCACCGCATCATCAGCGGGTTCATGATCCAGGGCGGCGACCCGCTCGGCAACGGCACCGGCGGTCCCGGTTACCAGTTCGCCGACGAGTTCCACCCCGACCTGGCCTTCACCAAGCCGTACCTGGTCGCCATGGCCAACGCCGGACCGGGCACCAACGGCTCCCAGTTCTTCATCACCGTCGCACCCACCGCCTGGCTGACCCGCAAGCACACCATTTTCGGCGAGGTCACCGACAAGGCCAGCCAGAAGGTCGTGGACGAGATCGCCGCCCTGCCGACCAATCCGCGTACCGAGCGGCCGCAGGACGACGTGATCATCCGGACGGTGGTCGTCGAGAAGCGCTGA
- a CDS encoding rhomboid family intramembrane serine protease — translation MDTDRLPGCYRHPDRDTGIRCVRCERPICPECMISASVGFQCPECVREGSGTGRRPADNAPRTLAGGVVAADPHLVTKILIGINIAVFLAAQAAPGLPVRLELLGRYVEYYGAPLEGVSTGQYYRLLTSVFLHTEWWHVIGNMIGLWVLGGPLEAALGRVRYLAVYLLSGLGGSALVYLLTAPNTATLGASGAVFGLLGATAVLARRMRYEMRPVIIMVVLMLALTFVRVGDISVSWQAHVGGLVTGALVTLGLLLPGAGRRRILLQWGSCAAVFLLAVLLIAVRTAGLAALT, via the coding sequence ATGGACACCGACCGTCTGCCGGGCTGCTACCGCCACCCGGACCGCGACACGGGGATCCGCTGTGTCCGCTGCGAGCGCCCGATCTGCCCCGAGTGCATGATCAGCGCCTCGGTCGGTTTCCAGTGCCCCGAATGCGTCCGCGAGGGCTCCGGTACGGGCCGTCGCCCCGCCGACAACGCACCGCGGACCCTGGCGGGCGGCGTCGTCGCCGCGGATCCCCACCTCGTCACCAAGATCCTCATCGGGATCAACATCGCGGTCTTCCTCGCGGCGCAGGCGGCGCCGGGCCTGCCCGTGCGGCTGGAGTTGCTCGGCCGCTACGTGGAGTACTACGGAGCGCCCCTGGAGGGGGTGTCCACCGGCCAGTACTACCGGCTGCTCACGTCGGTGTTCCTGCACACCGAGTGGTGGCACGTGATCGGCAACATGATCGGCCTGTGGGTACTCGGCGGCCCGCTGGAAGCCGCCCTCGGCCGGGTCCGCTATCTCGCGGTGTACCTGCTGTCAGGTCTGGGCGGCAGCGCCCTCGTCTATCTGCTGACCGCGCCGAACACCGCGACCCTCGGTGCGTCGGGAGCCGTCTTCGGCCTGCTCGGCGCGACGGCCGTCCTCGCCCGCCGGATGCGGTACGAGATGCGGCCGGTGATCATCATGGTCGTTCTGATGCTGGCGCTGACCTTCGTACGGGTCGGCGACATCAGCGTGTCCTGGCAGGCACATGTGGGCGGTCTGGTCACCGGGGCACTGGTCACGCTGGGGCTGCTCCTGCCCGGCGCCGGCCGCAGGCGGATCCTCCTCCAGTGGGGGAGCTGCGCGGCGGTGTTCCTGTTGGCAGTCCTGCTGATCGCGGTCAGGACGGCCGGGCTGGCCGCACTCACCTGA
- the crgA gene encoding cell division protein CrgA produces the protein MPKSRIRKKDDYTPPPTRQPQAIRLTNRSWVAPVMLAFFLIGLAWIVVFYVTDTQLPIESLGNWNIVVGFGFIAAGFGVSTQWK, from the coding sequence GTGCCGAAGTCACGTATCCGCAAGAAGGACGACTACACGCCGCCGCCGACGCGGCAGCCGCAGGCGATCAGGTTGACGAACCGCAGCTGGGTGGCCCCGGTCATGCTCGCGTTCTTCCTGATCGGCCTCGCCTGGATCGTCGTCTTCTATGTGACCGACACCCAGCTGCCCATCGAATCCCTGGGCAATTGGAACATCGTGGTCGGTTTCGGCTTCATCGCGGCGGGATTCGGCGTCTCGACGCAGTGGAAGTAG
- a CDS encoding DUF881 domain-containing protein, with protein sequence MSDSHDSSAGPRRRLRPVRLLTAVVFALAGLIFVTSFNTSKGTNIRTDASLLKLSDLIHERSQNNAELEKTTAAVRGQVDALAERDDGSTKAEDAKLAALRAASGTEAVFGKGLTVTLNDAPPNAVPRIPNVPDPQPNDLVIHQQDLQAVVNALWQGGATGIQIMDQRLISTSAVRCVGNTLILQGRVYSPPYKVSAVGDPGALRKALAASPALQNYQLYVTAYGLGWKVDEHKALTLPGYSGTVDLHYAKPVESATSTSTSTPTS encoded by the coding sequence TTGAGCGATTCCCACGACTCCTCCGCGGGTCCCCGCCGTCGGCTCCGACCGGTCCGGCTGCTGACCGCCGTCGTTTTCGCCCTCGCCGGTCTCATCTTCGTCACCAGTTTCAACACGTCCAAGGGTACGAACATCCGCACGGACGCCTCGCTCCTCAAGCTCTCCGACCTGATCCACGAGCGCAGCCAGAACAACGCCGAGCTGGAGAAGACCACGGCGGCGGTGCGCGGCCAGGTGGACGCCCTCGCAGAGCGCGACGACGGCAGCACCAAAGCCGAGGACGCCAAGCTGGCCGCCCTGCGCGCCGCCTCCGGCACCGAGGCGGTCTTCGGCAAGGGGCTGACGGTCACCCTCAACGACGCCCCGCCGAACGCCGTCCCCCGCATCCCCAACGTGCCCGACCCCCAGCCCAACGACCTCGTGATCCACCAGCAGGACCTCCAGGCCGTGGTGAACGCGCTGTGGCAGGGCGGCGCCACCGGGATCCAGATCATGGACCAGCGCCTGATCTCCACCAGCGCCGTCCGCTGCGTCGGCAACACCCTGATCCTCCAGGGCCGGGTCTACTCGCCCCCGTACAAGGTCTCCGCGGTGGGTGACCCGGGCGCGTTGCGCAAGGCGCTCGCCGCCTCGCCCGCCCTGCAGAACTACCAGCTGTACGTCACGGCGTACGGCCTGGGCTGGAAAGTGGACGAGCACAAGGCGCTGACACTGCCCGGGTACTCCGGCACAGTGGACCTCCACTATGCGAAGCCCGTGGAATCCGCCACGTCCACGTCCACGTCCACGCCGACGTCCTGA
- a CDS encoding class E sortase, whose translation MLVRTFSEVCLTAGTVIVLFVAYLLLWTGVRADRAMDGEVARLHERWAAPAAPTAPAPAAAPAPGATPSAPATAPPPAPPLADGRAFAEMYVPRFGADWNKPVLEGTGPEPLKKGLGHYPRSARPGESGNFAVAGHRRTYGDPFKDVPELRPGDAVIIKDAVAWYTYTVRTGPLRVLPTETGVVDPVPQGSPFTAPGRYLTLTTCEPEWGHSHRLVVWAELTGTRPAGQGPPGGLPR comes from the coding sequence CTGCTGGTGCGGACGTTCAGCGAGGTGTGCCTGACGGCCGGCACGGTGATCGTGCTGTTCGTCGCCTACCTGCTGCTGTGGACGGGCGTCCGGGCCGACCGGGCCATGGACGGCGAGGTGGCCCGGCTGCACGAGCGCTGGGCGGCCCCCGCCGCCCCCACCGCCCCGGCGCCGGCGGCCGCCCCCGCGCCGGGCGCCACCCCGTCCGCTCCCGCTACCGCCCCTCCCCCCGCCCCGCCGCTCGCCGACGGGCGGGCCTTCGCCGAGATGTACGTGCCCCGCTTCGGCGCGGACTGGAACAAGCCCGTGCTGGAGGGCACCGGCCCGGAGCCGTTGAAGAAGGGCCTCGGCCACTACCCGCGCTCGGCCCGCCCCGGCGAGAGCGGGAACTTCGCGGTGGCCGGGCACCGGCGGACGTACGGGGACCCCTTCAAGGACGTGCCGGAGCTGCGCCCCGGGGACGCCGTGATCATCAAGGACGCCGTGGCCTGGTACACGTACACCGTCCGGACCGGGCCGCTGCGCGTCCTGCCCACCGAGACGGGGGTGGTCGACCCGGTACCGCAGGGATCGCCCTTCACCGCCCCCGGCCGGTACCTGACCCTGACCACCTGCGAACCGGAATGGGGCCACAGCCACCGCCTGGTGGTGTGGGCGGAGCTCACGGGGACCCGGCCGGCCGGCCAGGGACCGCCCGGGGGATTGCCGAGGTGA
- a CDS encoding aminodeoxychorismate/anthranilate synthase component II has protein sequence MSARILVVDNYDSFVFNLVQYLYQLGAECEVLRNDEVELAHAQDGFDGVLLSPGPGTPEEAGVCVDMVRHCAGTGVPVFGVCLGMQSMAVAYGGVVGRAPELLHGKTSPVVHEGLGVFAGLPSPFTATRYHSLAAEPQTLPDALEVTARTEDGIIMGLRHREHDVEGVQFHPESVLTEWGHRMLANWLVRCGDAGAVERSVGLAPVVGKAVA, from the coding sequence GTGAGCGCGCGCATTCTGGTTGTCGACAACTACGACAGCTTTGTCTTCAATCTGGTCCAGTACCTCTACCAGCTCGGCGCCGAGTGCGAGGTGCTGCGCAACGACGAGGTCGAGCTCGCCCACGCGCAGGACGGTTTCGACGGCGTACTGCTCTCGCCGGGCCCGGGCACCCCGGAGGAGGCGGGCGTCTGCGTCGACATGGTGCGGCACTGCGCCGGCACGGGCGTCCCCGTCTTCGGCGTCTGCCTCGGCATGCAGTCGATGGCCGTCGCGTACGGCGGCGTCGTCGGCCGGGCTCCGGAGCTGCTGCACGGCAAGACCTCGCCGGTGGTGCACGAGGGGCTCGGCGTGTTCGCCGGGCTGCCGTCGCCCTTCACCGCGACCCGCTACCACTCCCTCGCGGCCGAGCCGCAGACCCTGCCCGACGCGCTGGAGGTCACCGCGCGGACCGAGGACGGGATCATCATGGGGCTGCGGCACCGGGAGCACGACGTCGAGGGCGTGCAGTTCCACCCCGAGTCGGTGCTGACGGAGTGGGGTCACCGGATGCTCGCCAACTGGCTCGTGCGCTGCGGTGACGCCGGCGCCGTCGAGCGGTCGGTGGGACTGGCCCCGGTGGTGGGCAAGGCCGTCGCGTGA
- a CDS encoding class E sortase, producing the protein MSRARRRSAQPPRDRSVLAGFLSVLGELLITVGLVLGLFVAYSLWWTNVLADRQASARGDEVRRQWQQPSPAGGAQRPAEPGALDTRGGIGFLHVPAMKNGEVLVKPGTSPDVLNEGVAGYYTEPVKAALPWEEKGNFSLAAHRDGHGAKFHDIDKVKGGDAVVFETRDTWYVYKVFAELRQTSKYDVDVINPVPKESGRTAPGRFITLTTCTPVYTSKYRYVVWGELVRTEKVDARRTPPAELR; encoded by the coding sequence GTGTCTCGTGCCCGCCGCCGTTCCGCACAGCCGCCCCGCGACCGCAGTGTCCTCGCCGGGTTCCTGAGTGTGCTCGGCGAGCTCCTGATCACGGTGGGCCTGGTGCTGGGCCTGTTCGTGGCCTACTCGCTGTGGTGGACGAACGTGCTCGCCGACCGGCAGGCGTCGGCGCGCGGCGACGAGGTCCGGCGCCAGTGGCAGCAGCCGTCGCCGGCCGGCGGGGCGCAGCGGCCGGCCGAACCCGGGGCACTGGACACCCGGGGCGGCATCGGGTTCCTGCACGTGCCGGCGATGAAGAACGGCGAGGTGCTGGTCAAGCCGGGAACCTCCCCGGACGTGCTCAACGAGGGCGTCGCCGGGTACTACACGGAGCCGGTGAAGGCGGCGCTGCCGTGGGAGGAGAAGGGCAACTTCTCGCTGGCGGCGCACCGCGACGGGCACGGGGCGAAGTTCCACGATATCGACAAGGTGAAGGGCGGCGACGCCGTCGTCTTCGAGACGCGTGACACCTGGTATGTGTACAAGGTCTTCGCGGAGCTGCGCCAGACCTCGAAGTACGACGTGGACGTGATCAACCCGGTCCCGAAGGAGTCGGGCAGGACGGCCCCGGGGCGCTTCATCACGCTGACGACCTGCACGCCGGTGTACACCTCGAAGTACCGCTACGTCGTGTGGGGCGAGCTGGTGCGCACGGAGAAGGTGGACGCCCGGCGCACCCCGCCCGCGGAACTGCGCTGA
- the pknB gene encoding Stk1 family PASTA domain-containing Ser/Thr kinase, translated as MEEPRRLGGRYELSHVLGRGGMAEVYLGHDTRLGRTVAVKTLRADLARDPSFQARFRREAQSAASLNHPAIVAVYDTGEDYVDNISIPYIVMEYVDGSTLRELLHSGRKLLPERTLEMTIGILQALEYSHRAGIVHRDIKPANVMLTRTGQVKVMDFGIARAMGDSGMTMTQTAAVIGTAQYLSPEQAKGEQVDARSDLYSAGCLLYELLCVRPPFVGDSPVAVAYQHVREEPQPPSNFDPEITPVMDAIVLKALVKDPDYRYQSADEMRADIEACLDGQPVAATAAMGAAGYGYGDQGHGYGHQGYDQPTTALRSTDAGQTAMMPPTAPGDGGYGDQGHGGYDQGGHGRRPQKKSRASTVLLAVAGVLVLVGAILIGRTVFTGGADNRPSVPKLIGETLASAQERGKNVSLNVVQDGTMECADQPKDRICQQSQAPDTKVDKNSTIKVKISSGAPKVAVPDVLRMKSDQAESTLQGKGFQVEKKLVESDQSPGIVLDQDPKSDVKAEKGSVITLTVSKEIAKGAVPDLTGKTQDAAAKLLSDAKLKLGSVTEVDAPPGTAPKTIVQQQYTPGTELAKGTTVNVSIAKAAAAQPTVVPPLTGQTVAQAKLTLQASGLVFGAVLAGPTDDNAVILDSTPAVGTPQPAGTVVNVRTVKGQGGGGFFGGLTGGTRR; from the coding sequence ATGGAAGAGCCGCGTCGCCTCGGCGGCCGGTACGAGCTGAGCCACGTGCTCGGCCGTGGTGGCATGGCCGAGGTCTACCTCGGTCACGACACCCGGCTCGGCCGTACCGTCGCCGTCAAGACCCTGCGTGCCGACCTCGCCCGCGACCCGTCCTTCCAGGCCCGGTTCCGCCGCGAGGCCCAGTCGGCCGCATCGCTCAACCACCCGGCGATCGTCGCCGTCTACGACACCGGCGAGGACTACGTAGACAACATCTCCATCCCGTACATCGTGATGGAGTACGTCGACGGGTCCACCCTGCGCGAGCTGCTTCACTCCGGCCGCAAACTGCTGCCCGAGCGCACCCTGGAAATGACCATCGGCATCCTCCAGGCCCTCGAGTACTCGCACCGCGCCGGCATCGTGCACCGCGACATCAAGCCCGCCAACGTGATGCTGACCCGCACCGGCCAGGTCAAGGTCATGGACTTCGGCATCGCCCGCGCCATGGGCGACTCCGGCATGACCATGACGCAGACCGCCGCCGTCATCGGCACCGCCCAGTACCTCTCCCCGGAGCAGGCCAAGGGCGAGCAGGTCGACGCGCGCTCCGACCTGTACTCCGCCGGCTGCCTGCTCTACGAGCTGCTCTGCGTCCGGCCGCCGTTCGTCGGCGACTCCCCGGTGGCCGTCGCCTACCAGCACGTGCGCGAGGAACCGCAGCCGCCGTCGAACTTCGACCCCGAGATCACGCCGGTGATGGACGCCATCGTCCTCAAGGCCCTGGTCAAGGACCCCGACTACCGCTACCAGTCCGCCGACGAGATGCGCGCCGACATCGAGGCCTGCCTCGACGGCCAGCCCGTCGCCGCGACCGCCGCCATGGGCGCCGCCGGATACGGCTACGGCGACCAGGGCCACGGCTACGGTCACCAGGGCTACGACCAGCCCACCACCGCCCTGCGCAGCACCGACGCCGGCCAGACCGCGATGATGCCCCCGACCGCCCCGGGCGACGGCGGCTACGGGGACCAGGGCCACGGCGGCTACGACCAGGGCGGCCACGGCCGCCGGCCGCAGAAGAAGAGCCGCGCCTCCACGGTCCTGCTGGCCGTGGCCGGCGTGCTCGTGCTGGTCGGCGCCATCCTCATCGGCCGCACGGTGTTCACGGGGGGCGCCGACAACCGGCCCTCCGTCCCCAAGCTGATCGGCGAGACCCTCGCGTCGGCCCAGGAGCGCGGCAAGAACGTCAGCCTGAACGTGGTCCAGGACGGCACGATGGAATGTGCCGACCAGCCCAAGGACCGGATCTGCCAGCAGAGCCAGGCGCCGGACACCAAGGTCGACAAGAACTCCACGATCAAGGTCAAGATCTCCTCGGGTGCGCCCAAGGTGGCGGTCCCCGACGTGCTGCGGATGAAGTCGGATCAGGCCGAGTCCACACTGCAGGGCAAGGGCTTCCAGGTGGAGAAGAAGCTGGTCGAGTCCGACCAGTCGCCCGGCATCGTCCTGGACCAGGACCCCAAGTCCGACGTCAAGGCGGAGAAGGGTTCGGTCATCACCCTGACCGTCTCCAAGGAGATCGCGAAGGGCGCCGTCCCGGACCTCACCGGCAAGACGCAGGACGCGGCGGCCAAGCTGCTCTCCGACGCCAAGCTCAAGCTCGGCAGCGTCACCGAGGTCGACGCGCCCCCCGGCACGGCGCCCAAGACGATCGTGCAGCAGCAGTACACGCCGGGCACGGAACTGGCCAAGGGCACGACGGTCAACGTCAGCATCGCCAAGGCCGCGGCGGCGCAGCCGACCGTCGTACCGCCGCTGACCGGTCAGACGGTGGCCCAGGCCAAGCTGACCCTCCAGGCGAGCGGCCTGGTGTTCGGCGCGGTCCTCGCCGGTCCCACGGACGACAACGCGGTGATCCTGGACTCCACCCCGGCGGTGGGAACTCCCCAGCCCGCCGGCACGGTCGTCAACGTCCGCACGGTCAAGGGCCAGGGCGGCGGAGGGTTCTTCGGCGGCCTCACCGGCGGCACGCGCCGCTGA